In Mycobacterium gallinarum, a single window of DNA contains:
- a CDS encoding DUF1622 domain-containing protein: protein MRTQEFFERATQAFEVLGVLSMIIGFAFAFGLSLITWRRTKSGGRAFKTLRQSLGGAILLGLELLVAADIVKTVTSTPSLTDAAVLGMIVLIRTVLSITIEIEVDGVAPWRKALRTGPEVLTSAARNAMSSQPDSPA, encoded by the coding sequence GTGCGGACACAGGAGTTCTTCGAGCGGGCGACGCAGGCGTTCGAAGTGCTGGGCGTGCTGTCGATGATCATCGGGTTCGCGTTCGCGTTCGGACTTTCGCTGATCACCTGGAGGCGCACCAAGAGCGGCGGTCGGGCGTTCAAGACGCTGCGGCAATCCCTGGGTGGAGCAATTCTTCTCGGCCTCGAGCTGCTCGTCGCGGCCGACATCGTCAAGACCGTGACGTCGACGCCCTCGCTCACCGACGCCGCCGTTCTAGGGATGATCGTCCTCATCAGGACGGTGCTGAGCATCACCATCGAGATCGAAGTCGACGGTGTCGCACCGTGGCGCAAGGCGCTACGCACCGGCCCCGAGGTGCTGACCAGTGCGGCCCGTAACGCCATGAGCTCGCAGCCCGACTCTCCCGCCTAG
- a CDS encoding GMC family oxidoreductase, which produces MDADYIVVGTGSAGSVVANRLSADPAAAVVVLEAGPKDKDKFVHIPAGFSKLMRTPMDWDYLTEPQKELDGREIYWPRGRMLGGSSSMNAMMWVRGFAADYDEWGAAAGEQWSYANLEPYLRRIESGPLSIARQRSPRSSTAAWLKAVQECGYRIEEPNQDEPQGFCETHVTQRRGARWSTADAYLKPAVKRPNLTLLTEATATKVLFDGQRAAGVEFEKDGRKQVVRAKREVVLCGGAINSPQLLMLSGIGDRDQLTEHGIDVVAESPDVGANLLDHLVVPLGFDVPNDTLFAAEKPLELLNYLIRRRGMLTSNVGEAYGFVKSRADLELPDLELIFAPAPYFEEGLGDPYPGHAVVMGPILLKPYSSGTITLRSSNPKDKPIIDPRYLTDSAGADRDALMAGLRMCATIAKSPALNGIVGKIARPLNATNLDDETLDRALNSLSHTLYHPVGTCRMGGDDASVVDPQLRVRGVEGLRVADASVMPTIIRGHTHAPSVLIGEKAADLIRS; this is translated from the coding sequence GTGGACGCCGACTACATCGTTGTGGGAACGGGCTCTGCCGGATCGGTGGTGGCCAATCGTCTGAGTGCGGATCCGGCCGCTGCGGTCGTGGTGCTCGAAGCCGGGCCGAAGGATAAAGACAAATTTGTTCACATCCCCGCGGGCTTCTCGAAGCTGATGCGCACCCCGATGGACTGGGACTATCTCACGGAGCCTCAGAAAGAGCTCGACGGGCGCGAGATCTATTGGCCGCGAGGCAGAATGCTCGGCGGCTCGTCGTCGATGAACGCGATGATGTGGGTCCGCGGATTCGCCGCCGACTACGACGAGTGGGGTGCCGCCGCCGGCGAGCAGTGGAGCTACGCGAATCTGGAACCGTATCTGCGCCGCATTGAAAGCGGCCCGCTGTCGATCGCTCGTCAACGAAGCCCCCGGTCGTCCACGGCCGCATGGCTCAAGGCCGTCCAGGAATGCGGCTACCGCATCGAAGAGCCCAATCAAGATGAGCCGCAGGGCTTCTGCGAAACCCACGTCACACAGCGCCGCGGGGCGCGGTGGAGCACCGCGGACGCTTACCTGAAGCCTGCGGTCAAACGTCCGAACCTGACGCTGCTGACCGAAGCCACCGCCACGAAAGTGCTGTTCGACGGGCAACGCGCTGCCGGGGTCGAGTTCGAGAAAGACGGACGCAAGCAGGTGGTGCGGGCAAAACGCGAGGTGGTGCTGTGCGGAGGCGCGATCAACAGCCCGCAGCTGCTGATGCTCTCCGGAATCGGTGACCGCGATCAGCTCACCGAGCACGGCATCGACGTGGTCGCCGAGTCGCCGGACGTCGGCGCCAATCTGCTCGATCACCTGGTGGTGCCGCTGGGATTCGACGTGCCGAATGACACTTTGTTCGCGGCCGAGAAGCCGCTGGAACTGCTCAACTACTTGATTCGCAGGCGCGGCATGCTCACATCAAACGTCGGTGAGGCGTACGGCTTCGTGAAGAGCCGCGCCGATCTCGAATTGCCCGATCTGGAGCTGATATTCGCGCCGGCACCGTACTTCGAGGAAGGCCTCGGCGACCCGTATCCGGGCCATGCGGTCGTGATGGGCCCGATCTTGTTGAAGCCGTACAGCAGCGGCACCATCACCTTGCGGTCCTCGAATCCCAAGGACAAGCCGATCATCGATCCGCGGTACCTGACCGACTCGGCCGGCGCGGATCGCGACGCGCTGATGGCCGGCCTGCGGATGTGCGCGACCATCGCGAAGTCACCCGCGCTGAACGGCATCGTCGGCAAGATCGCCAGGCCGCTGAACGCCACGAACCTCGACGACGAAACGTTGGACCGCGCGCTGAACTCGTTGTCGCACACGCTCTATCACCCCGTCGGCACCTGCCGCATGGGTGGCGACGACGCCAGCGTCGTCGACCCGCAGTTGCGCGTCCGTGGGGTCGAGGGCCTGCGGGTCGCGGACGCATCGGTGATGCCGACGATCATCCGGGGGCACACCCATGCGCCCAGCGTGCTGATCGGCGAGAAGGCCGCGGACCTCATCCGCTCCTGA
- a CDS encoding AAA family ATPase codes for MKLHRMVLTNYRGITHREIEFPDRGVVVVSGANEIGKSSMIEALDLLLESKDRSSKKEVKQVKPTHADVGAEITAEISTGPYRFVYRKRFHKRAETELTVLAPRREQLTGDEAHERVRAMLTETVDTCLWQAQRVLQSASTSVVDLSGCDALSRALDVAAGEATGVSEAQPAAGNGTDALLIDRVEAEYLDYFTRTGRPTGQWAAATNRLRAADQELARCAAAMAEVDDAVRRHAELTPQLERLTAERVDADKQLVAAQTAAEAVAALAGQLKQAEQVASAADAIRATSVAAVNERRKLAEQIDARAAAIVDLEASAAAAAEELATAAEVQQAAEVVAEQARAAMAIAQVRAEAARRNVDQLVARDEADRVSSLLAKIAGAQRDLERTEAELAGIALTAERMRAIEVAKSAVDVATGQVELMSAHVELVAIGDIEVRLGGESHPLAEGESWSTSVSAETEFEVPGVLTARVAPGTPASETQAKLAAAQEVLSTALVTGGVADVAAARTLDERRQQLMTTRDRLVTRIEALTGDASAEQLRTRLAELTARQPATADLFGIDPVAARAELESATVAVTQAIAEGDKHRKVAEAAAKQLGERETCVALVRDKLVTEQGQIMLAREELARQRAAATDAELAVKAEAHEEEARRANILVAELRDELAGAAPDAVATALSEAARNAEALGRAHDEVVEALREVKTQLKVYGTEGRKGQLDAAETEREHAEADYLRVQRRARAAELLRSVITRHRDATRLRYVDPFRSEVERLGRLVFGDSFEVDVDSDLKIRSRTLSGRTVPYESLSGGAKEQLGIVARLAGAALVAKEDTVPVVIDDALGFTDADRLVKMGAVFNAVGGDGQVIVLTCSPQRYAAVDGAHHIALTT; via the coding sequence GTGAAACTGCACCGCATGGTCTTGACCAATTACCGCGGCATCACGCACCGCGAGATCGAGTTCCCCGACCGCGGCGTGGTGGTCGTCAGCGGCGCCAACGAGATCGGCAAGTCGTCGATGATCGAGGCGCTGGACCTGCTTCTGGAATCCAAGGACCGCTCGTCGAAGAAAGAGGTCAAGCAGGTCAAGCCGACGCACGCGGACGTCGGCGCCGAGATCACCGCCGAAATCTCCACCGGCCCTTATCGGTTCGTGTACCGCAAGCGGTTTCACAAGCGGGCCGAGACCGAGTTGACGGTCCTGGCGCCGCGCCGCGAGCAGCTCACCGGCGATGAGGCGCACGAGCGGGTTCGGGCGATGCTGACCGAGACCGTCGACACCTGTCTGTGGCAGGCCCAGCGCGTGTTGCAGTCCGCGTCCACCTCGGTGGTGGATCTTTCCGGCTGCGATGCGCTGTCACGTGCGCTCGACGTCGCCGCGGGCGAGGCCACCGGTGTGTCGGAGGCGCAGCCCGCGGCCGGCAACGGCACCGACGCGTTGTTGATCGACCGGGTCGAGGCCGAGTACCTCGACTACTTCACCCGAACTGGTCGTCCCACCGGACAGTGGGCTGCGGCGACGAACCGGCTGCGCGCCGCCGACCAGGAACTGGCCCGCTGCGCGGCTGCGATGGCGGAGGTCGACGACGCGGTCCGGCGTCATGCCGAGCTCACCCCGCAGCTGGAGCGGCTGACCGCCGAACGCGTCGACGCCGATAAGCAACTCGTCGCTGCGCAGACTGCCGCCGAGGCTGTCGCCGCGCTCGCCGGCCAGCTCAAGCAGGCCGAGCAGGTCGCATCCGCCGCGGACGCCATCCGCGCCACGTCGGTCGCTGCGGTCAACGAGCGGCGCAAGTTGGCCGAGCAGATCGATGCGCGGGCCGCCGCCATCGTCGATCTCGAAGCGTCGGCCGCAGCGGCGGCGGAGGAGCTGGCCACCGCCGCCGAGGTGCAGCAGGCGGCCGAGGTCGTGGCAGAGCAGGCGCGGGCGGCGATGGCTATCGCCCAGGTGCGCGCCGAGGCGGCCCGCCGAAACGTCGACCAACTGGTTGCGCGCGACGAAGCCGACCGGGTTTCCTCGCTGCTGGCCAAGATCGCAGGGGCGCAACGCGATCTGGAGCGCACCGAGGCCGAGCTCGCCGGCATCGCGCTGACGGCCGAACGCATGCGGGCCATCGAGGTCGCGAAGTCTGCGGTTGACGTGGCAACGGGTCAGGTCGAGCTGATGTCGGCGCACGTCGAACTGGTCGCGATCGGCGACATCGAGGTGCGCCTCGGCGGCGAATCGCACCCCCTTGCCGAGGGCGAGTCGTGGTCGACGAGTGTCAGCGCAGAGACCGAGTTCGAAGTCCCGGGTGTTCTGACCGCGCGCGTTGCCCCGGGCACACCGGCATCGGAGACACAGGCGAAACTGGCTGCCGCCCAAGAGGTTCTGTCGACAGCCCTGGTGACGGGCGGCGTAGCCGACGTGGCCGCGGCGCGCACCCTCGACGAGCGGCGTCAACAATTGATGACGACCCGGGATCGGCTGGTCACCCGGATCGAGGCCCTGACCGGCGACGCGTCGGCCGAGCAGTTGCGGACCCGGCTGGCCGAGTTGACCGCGCGCCAACCCGCTACCGCGGACCTGTTCGGAATCGACCCCGTCGCGGCACGTGCCGAACTCGAGTCGGCGACGGTCGCCGTCACCCAGGCCATCGCCGAGGGGGACAAACACCGCAAGGTCGCTGAGGCGGCGGCAAAACAACTGGGGGAGCGCGAGACCTGCGTCGCGCTGGTGCGCGACAAGCTCGTCACCGAACAGGGCCAGATCATGCTGGCGCGTGAGGAACTCGCGCGACAGCGCGCGGCGGCCACCGACGCGGAGCTCGCCGTCAAAGCCGAGGCGCACGAGGAGGAGGCGCGGCGCGCGAACATTCTCGTCGCCGAGCTCCGCGACGAGCTGGCGGGCGCGGCACCCGACGCCGTCGCCACCGCGCTCAGCGAGGCCGCCCGGAACGCCGAAGCGCTGGGTCGCGCCCATGACGAGGTGGTCGAGGCGCTGCGCGAGGTGAAGACGCAGCTGAAGGTGTACGGCACCGAGGGGCGCAAAGGGCAGCTGGACGCCGCCGAAACCGAACGTGAACACGCCGAGGCCGACTACCTGCGGGTGCAACGTCGCGCCCGCGCGGCGGAACTGCTGCGGTCGGTGATCACCCGTCACCGCGATGCGACCCGGCTGCGCTACGTCGATCCGTTCCGCAGCGAGGTGGAACGCCTCGGTCGGCTGGTCTTCGGCGACAGTTTCGAGGTCGACGTCGACAGCGACCTGAAGATCCGCAGCCGCACGCTGTCAGGCCGCACGGTCCCGTACGAGTCGTTGTCCGGCGGAGCGAAGGAGCAGCTGGGCATCGTCGCGCGGCTCGCCGGCGCGGCGCTGGTGGCCAAGGAGGACACCGTCCCCGTGGTGATCGACGACGCCCTGGGCTTCACCGACGCCGATCGGCTCGTCAAGATGGGTGCGGTGTTCAACGCGGTCGGCGGTGACGGTCAGGTGATCGTGCTGACGTGCAGTCCGCAGCGCTATGCCGCGGTCGACGGCGCCCACCACATCGCGCTGACCACCTAA